In Populus alba chromosome 9, ASM523922v2, whole genome shotgun sequence, a genomic segment contains:
- the LOC118035183 gene encoding probable magnesium transporter NIPA3: MGFSEDNLKGFILALMSSLFIGASFIIKKKGLRRAAAASGVRAGIGGFSYLLEPLWWLGMITMIIGEVANFVAYAFAPAVLVTPLGALSIIVSAVLAQFILNEKLHQLGILGCVMCIAGSVVIVIHAPQEHPITSVQEICSMATQPAFLLYVASVIVLVFILIFHFAPQCGHSNVLVFTGICSLMGSLSVMSVKALGTALKLTFEGNNQLLYPETWFFVFIVATCVITQMNYLNKALDTFNTAVVSPIYYVMFTSLTILASVIMFKDWDGQSVGNIISEICGFIVVLSGTILLHTTKDFERSSSFRGSYASLSPALSARLCSGNGEFMKHDEENQLPAEALCLQRQEMH, encoded by the exons ATGGGTTTCTCCGAAGACAATCTAAAAGGGTTCATTCTGGCTTTGATGTCAAGTCTATTTATTGGTGCcagtttcattataaaaaagaaaggccTTAGAAGAGCTGCAGCAGCTTCTGGTGTCAGAGCTG GTATTGGTGGGTTCTCATATCTCTTAGAGCCACTATGGTGGTTGGGCATGATCACGA TGATTATTGGAGAGGTTGCAAACTTTGTTGCATACGCATTTGCTCCAGCAGTTCTCGTTACCCCTCTTGGTGCATTGAGTATCATTGTCAG TGCTGTGTTGGCTCAGTTTATCTTGAATGAGAAGCTGCACCAGCTAGGGATCTTGGGTTGTGTGATGTGCATTGCTGGTTCTGTTGTAATCGTAATCCATGCACCACAGGAGCACCCTATAACGTCTGTTCAGGAGATATGTAGTATGGCAACTCAACCAG CCTTTTTGCTTTACGTGGCCTCAGTGATTGTGTTGGTTTTCATTCTGATCTTCCATTTTGCTCCACAATGCGGGCACTCGAATGTGTTAGTGTTCACCGGCATCTGTTCATTGATGGGTTCACTCTCG GTGATGAGTGTTAAGGCCCTTGGAACTGCACTTAAATTAACATTTGAAGGAAACAACCAATTGCTCTACCCAGAGACATGGTTCTTTGTGTTTATTGTGGCAACATGTGTCATCACGCAAATGAATTATCTAAACAAG GCGCTTGATACATTCAATACTGCAGTTGTATCCCCCATTTATTATGTCATGTTCACGTCACTTACGATTCTTGCGAGTGTAATCATGTTCAAG GATTGGGATGGCCAAAGTGTGGGAAACATTATATCAGAAATATGTGGCTTCATTGTTGTTCTCTCAGGGACCATCCTACtacacacaaccaaagacttcGAAAGAAGTTCATCCTTTAGAG GCAGCTATGCATCTTTATCCCCTGCATTATCTGCCCGACTTTGCAGTGGAAATGGAGAATTTATGAAGCATGACGAGGAAAACCAGTTGCCTGCTGAAGCCCTTTGCTTACAGAGACAAGAAATGCACTAG
- the LOC118035181 gene encoding exosome complex component RRP45A isoform X1: MDGRLANTWRLTVNEKKFIETALASNLRIDGRNPLEYRKITIKFGREDGSSEVQLGQTHVMGFVTGQLVQPYQDRQNEGTLSIFTEFSPMADPSFEPGRPGESAVELGRIVDRGLRESRAVDTESLCVLAGKLVWAIRIDLHILDNGGNLVDAANIAALASLLTFRRPECTLGGEDGQEVIVHPPEEREPLPLIVHHLPIAITFSFFGGEGKMVVDPTQSEEAVMGGRMTVTVNANGDICAIQKPGGEGVPQSAIMHCLQLASLSAESITKKIKNAVEAYNTERALRKIKRHPTSGAGNVSVAALDVTEQNKTVEQVEVSELSRHHMERLKLVPDETCSGRGNDNDGDIKPSKQGGTGRGQGNAMNFLGGPSSWDPYSKVVDPDSLKASLASRGVSTQHVKQKGSEENSPKTDPEKPTEDIKQATLATDTSGTALQTNGEKTLKDAVKPKNKRRKRASPSMKGS, from the exons ATGGATGGAAGATTAGCGAATACATGGAGATTAACAGTGAACGAGAAGAAATTCATAGAGACTGCTTTGGCTTCAAACCTTAGAATTGATGGTCGTAATCCTCTTGAGTATCGCAAAATTACCATCAAGTTTGGAAG AGAAGATGGATCATCAGAGGTGCAGCTAGGACAGACTCATGTAATGGGTTTTGTGACAGGTCAATTAGTTCAGCCTTATCAAGACCGACAGAATGAAGGGACACTTTCTATTTTTACCGAGTTCTCTCCGATGGCTGATCCTTCATTCGAACCAGGCCGCCCTGGGGAATCTGCAGTGGAGTTGGGCCGTATAGTTGATCGTGGTCTAAG GGAGAGCAGGGCTGTGGATACAGAATCGCTTTGTGTTCTTGCCGGGAAGTTAGTGTGGGCCATTCGTATTGACCTTCATATCCTAGACAATGGGGG AAATCTTGTTGATGCTGCCAATATTGCTGCCTTAGCCTCTCTCTTAACGTTTAGAAGACCAGAATGCACTTTAGGAGGTGAAGATGGTCAAGAAGTGATAGTACATCCACCAGAG GAAAGAGAGCCACTTCCTTTGATAGTCCACCATCTCCCTATAGCAATAACTTTTTCATTTTTCGGTGGTGAGGGCAAAATG GTTGTTGATCCTACCCAAAGTGAGGAGGCTGTTATGGGTGGAAGAATGACTGTAACGGTTAATGCGAATGGTGACATTTGTGCAATTCAGAAACCTGGAGGGGAGGGTGTGCCACAGAGTGCTATTATGCATTGTTTGCAACTTGCTTCTTTGAGTGCTGAATCcataacaaagaagataaaaaatgcA GTTGAAGCATACAACACAGAGAGAGCATTACGCAAGATCAAGCGCCACCCTACTTCTGGTGCTGGCAATGTTAGTGTAGCTGCTCTTGATGTAACAGAGCAAAATAAAACCGTTGAGCAGGTGGAAGTTAGTGAGTTGTCAAGGCATCATATGGAGAGATTAAAGTTGGTACCTGATGAAACCTGCAGCGGTAGAGGTAATGACAATGATGGTGATATCAAACCATCTAAACAAGGTGGAACAGGTCGAGGACAGGGCAATGCTATGAATTTTCTTGGGGGTCCATCAAGCTG GGATCCTTATTCGAAGGTCGTTGATCCTGATTCCCTGAAAGCCTCTCTAGCCTCACGTG GAGTATCAACACAGCATGTGAAACAAAAAGGAAGCGAGGAAAATAGTCCCAAAACTGATCCAGAGAAACCAACCGAAGATATTAAACAAGCAACTTTAGCTACAGATACATCTGGAACTGCACTGCAAACAAATGGAGAGAAAACATTGAAGGATGCTGTGAAGCCCAAGAACAAGAGGAGAAAGAGAGCTTCTCCCAGCATGAAAGGAAGTTAG
- the LOC118035181 gene encoding exosome complex component RRP45A isoform X2: MDGRLANTWRLTVNEKKFIETALASNLRIDGRNPLEYRKITIKFGREDGSSEVQLGQTHVMGFVTGQLVQPYQDRQNEGTLSIFTEFSPMADPSFEPGRPGESAVELGRIVDRGLRESRAVDTESLCVLAGKLVWAIRIDLHILDNGGNLVDAANIAALASLLTFRRPECTLGGEDGQEVIVHPPEVVDPTQSEEAVMGGRMTVTVNANGDICAIQKPGGEGVPQSAIMHCLQLASLSAESITKKIKNAVEAYNTERALRKIKRHPTSGAGNVSVAALDVTEQNKTVEQVEVSELSRHHMERLKLVPDETCSGRGNDNDGDIKPSKQGGTGRGQGNAMNFLGGPSSWDPYSKVVDPDSLKASLASRGVSTQHVKQKGSEENSPKTDPEKPTEDIKQATLATDTSGTALQTNGEKTLKDAVKPKNKRRKRASPSMKGS; this comes from the exons ATGGATGGAAGATTAGCGAATACATGGAGATTAACAGTGAACGAGAAGAAATTCATAGAGACTGCTTTGGCTTCAAACCTTAGAATTGATGGTCGTAATCCTCTTGAGTATCGCAAAATTACCATCAAGTTTGGAAG AGAAGATGGATCATCAGAGGTGCAGCTAGGACAGACTCATGTAATGGGTTTTGTGACAGGTCAATTAGTTCAGCCTTATCAAGACCGACAGAATGAAGGGACACTTTCTATTTTTACCGAGTTCTCTCCGATGGCTGATCCTTCATTCGAACCAGGCCGCCCTGGGGAATCTGCAGTGGAGTTGGGCCGTATAGTTGATCGTGGTCTAAG GGAGAGCAGGGCTGTGGATACAGAATCGCTTTGTGTTCTTGCCGGGAAGTTAGTGTGGGCCATTCGTATTGACCTTCATATCCTAGACAATGGGGG AAATCTTGTTGATGCTGCCAATATTGCTGCCTTAGCCTCTCTCTTAACGTTTAGAAGACCAGAATGCACTTTAGGAGGTGAAGATGGTCAAGAAGTGATAGTACATCCACCAGAG GTTGTTGATCCTACCCAAAGTGAGGAGGCTGTTATGGGTGGAAGAATGACTGTAACGGTTAATGCGAATGGTGACATTTGTGCAATTCAGAAACCTGGAGGGGAGGGTGTGCCACAGAGTGCTATTATGCATTGTTTGCAACTTGCTTCTTTGAGTGCTGAATCcataacaaagaagataaaaaatgcA GTTGAAGCATACAACACAGAGAGAGCATTACGCAAGATCAAGCGCCACCCTACTTCTGGTGCTGGCAATGTTAGTGTAGCTGCTCTTGATGTAACAGAGCAAAATAAAACCGTTGAGCAGGTGGAAGTTAGTGAGTTGTCAAGGCATCATATGGAGAGATTAAAGTTGGTACCTGATGAAACCTGCAGCGGTAGAGGTAATGACAATGATGGTGATATCAAACCATCTAAACAAGGTGGAACAGGTCGAGGACAGGGCAATGCTATGAATTTTCTTGGGGGTCCATCAAGCTG GGATCCTTATTCGAAGGTCGTTGATCCTGATTCCCTGAAAGCCTCTCTAGCCTCACGTG GAGTATCAACACAGCATGTGAAACAAAAAGGAAGCGAGGAAAATAGTCCCAAAACTGATCCAGAGAAACCAACCGAAGATATTAAACAAGCAACTTTAGCTACAGATACATCTGGAACTGCACTGCAAACAAATGGAGAGAAAACATTGAAGGATGCTGTGAAGCCCAAGAACAAGAGGAGAAAGAGAGCTTCTCCCAGCATGAAAGGAAGTTAG
- the LOC118035181 gene encoding exosome complex component RRP45A isoform X3, producing MDGRLANTWRLTVNEKKFIETALASNLRIDGRNPLEYRKITIKFGREDGSSEVQLGQTHVMGFVTGQLVQPYQDRQNEGTLSIFTEFSPMADPSFEPGRPGESAVELGRIVDRGLRESRAVDTESLCVLAGKLVWAIRIDLHILDNGGNLVDAANIAALASLLTFRRPECTLGGEDGQEVIVHPPEEREPLPLIVHHLPIAITFSFFGGEGKMVVDPTQSEEAVMGGRMTVTVNANGDICAIQKPGGEGVPQSAIMHCLQLASLSAESITKKIKNAVEAYNTERALRKIKRHPTSGAGNVSVAALDVTEQNKTVEQVEVSELSRHHMERLKLVPDETCSGRGNDNDGDIKPSKQGGTGRGQGNAMNFLGGPSSWDPYSKVVDPDSLKASLASRGTE from the exons ATGGATGGAAGATTAGCGAATACATGGAGATTAACAGTGAACGAGAAGAAATTCATAGAGACTGCTTTGGCTTCAAACCTTAGAATTGATGGTCGTAATCCTCTTGAGTATCGCAAAATTACCATCAAGTTTGGAAG AGAAGATGGATCATCAGAGGTGCAGCTAGGACAGACTCATGTAATGGGTTTTGTGACAGGTCAATTAGTTCAGCCTTATCAAGACCGACAGAATGAAGGGACACTTTCTATTTTTACCGAGTTCTCTCCGATGGCTGATCCTTCATTCGAACCAGGCCGCCCTGGGGAATCTGCAGTGGAGTTGGGCCGTATAGTTGATCGTGGTCTAAG GGAGAGCAGGGCTGTGGATACAGAATCGCTTTGTGTTCTTGCCGGGAAGTTAGTGTGGGCCATTCGTATTGACCTTCATATCCTAGACAATGGGGG AAATCTTGTTGATGCTGCCAATATTGCTGCCTTAGCCTCTCTCTTAACGTTTAGAAGACCAGAATGCACTTTAGGAGGTGAAGATGGTCAAGAAGTGATAGTACATCCACCAGAG GAAAGAGAGCCACTTCCTTTGATAGTCCACCATCTCCCTATAGCAATAACTTTTTCATTTTTCGGTGGTGAGGGCAAAATG GTTGTTGATCCTACCCAAAGTGAGGAGGCTGTTATGGGTGGAAGAATGACTGTAACGGTTAATGCGAATGGTGACATTTGTGCAATTCAGAAACCTGGAGGGGAGGGTGTGCCACAGAGTGCTATTATGCATTGTTTGCAACTTGCTTCTTTGAGTGCTGAATCcataacaaagaagataaaaaatgcA GTTGAAGCATACAACACAGAGAGAGCATTACGCAAGATCAAGCGCCACCCTACTTCTGGTGCTGGCAATGTTAGTGTAGCTGCTCTTGATGTAACAGAGCAAAATAAAACCGTTGAGCAGGTGGAAGTTAGTGAGTTGTCAAGGCATCATATGGAGAGATTAAAGTTGGTACCTGATGAAACCTGCAGCGGTAGAGGTAATGACAATGATGGTGATATCAAACCATCTAAACAAGGTGGAACAGGTCGAGGACAGGGCAATGCTATGAATTTTCTTGGGGGTCCATCAAGCTG GGATCCTTATTCGAAGGTCGTTGATCCTGATTCCCTGAAAGCCTCTCTAGCCTCACGTG gTACAGAATAG
- the LOC118035268 gene encoding F-box protein At4g18380-like: protein MFSCLCSYYSEAPEVSLFPLVFALVCAPRITLNSRGIRYTSSTKSSSDIWIDESSGKVLFPRDFLVSGFPTLAFGMDSISQKLGLTGKHVQTFGQRRTSTSSINLFKCPIILLASTSRKSSMDEDCFDRLPDALLLVIFNKVGDAKSLTRCISVSKRFASLVFEADTVFLSIPPRKHNPKADNRLRRNLFKILISKLIAKPLHFFHRFIADRSDTDRKTVSFYSPIEVLKHFQQAKTMHMELPSDGGMTGLEGNDSLLKWKARFGSEIKNFVILSATSFQKRMQPSSSDDFSENNGEVLTDGQMKLQIVRTISCLLAASARHYLMRQVLEEHHALENIIASDVCKQGRVCMGKDEVAEIRNSMKSMVASTDSSLERTRVPDLSMKLWYVPVLELPENGYIIRGATLAVLRPNDDGQIGNGSKSDLFGFDGEESEKKAFNEAVREIVKMKKSYLMTMDSF, encoded by the exons ATGTTCTCCTGCCTGTGCTCGTACTATTCTGAGGCTCCCGAGGTCTCGTTAT TCCCACTCGTTTTTGCTCTGGTATGTGCTCCTCGTATAACTCTCAATTCTCGCGGCATCAGATATACCTCATCGACCAAATCTTCGTCTGATATTTGGATCGATGAGAGTTCTGGTAAGGTCTTGTTTCCAAGAGACTTTCTGGTTTCCGGATTTCCAACATTGGCTTTTGGAATGGATAGTATTTCACAG AAACTGGGGCTTACTGGGAAACATGTTCAAACCTTTGGTCAAAGAAGGACTTCCACTTCTTCAATCAATCTGTTTAAATGTCCTATCATTCTCCTCGCTTCAACATCTCGGAAAAGTTCCATGGACGAAGATTGCTTTGATCGCCTTCCTGATGCTCTTCTCCTCGTTATCTTCAACAAAGTAGGTGATGCTAAATCTCTCACTCGATGCATCTCAGTCTCCAAGCGCTTCGCTTCGCTTGTCTTCGAAGCCGACACAGTATTTCTCTCCATCCCTCCTCGCAAACACAACCCAAAAGCAGACAACAGATTAAGAAGAAATCTTTTCAAGATTCTTATTAGCAAGTTGATAGCCAAACCACTCCATTTCTTTCATCGTTTCATTGCTGACAGGTCAGATACAGACCGGAAAactgtttctttttattcaccTATAGAAGTCTTGAAGCACTTCCAACAAGCTAAAACTATGCACATGGAGCTTCCTTCTGATGGTGGCATGACAGGATTGGAGGGAAATGATTCATTGCTAAAATGGAAAGCCAGGTTTGGTAGCGAGATAAAGAATTTTGTTATTCTTAGTGCTACATCTTTCCAGAAAAGAATGCAACCTTCATCATCAGACGACTTTTCTGaaaacaacggagaagtcttaACTGACGGTCAAATGAAGTTACAAATTGTACGGACAATTTCTTGCCTGCTTGCTGCTTCAGCAAGGCATTATTTGATGAGGCAGGTTTTGGAAGAACATCACGCACTTGAAAATATCATAGCAAGTGATGTATGCAAGCAAGGGAGGGTTTGTATGGGAAAGGATGAGGTCGCCGAGATAAGAAATTCAATGAAATCAATGGTGGCAAGTACAGATTCATCTTTGGAGAGGACCCGAGTGCCTGATTTGAGCATGAAGTTGTGGTATGTGCCCGTGCTCGAGTTGCCAGAAAATGGGTACATAATAAGAGGAGCCACCCTAGCTGTGCTTAGGCCCAATGATGATGGGCAGATTGGAAATGGCAGCAAGTCTgatttgtttggttttgatgGGGAAGAAAGTGAAAAGAAGGCATTTAATGAAGCTGTGAGAGAGAtagtgaagatgaagaagagctATCTAATGACAATGGATTCCTTTTGA
- the LOC118035180 gene encoding serine--glyoxylate aminotransferase, with the protein MDYFYGPGRNHLFVPGPVNIPEPVIRAMNRNNEDYRSPAIPAMTKTLLEDVKKIFKTTSGVPFLIPTTGTGAWESALTNTLSPGDRTVSFLIGQFSLLWIDQQQRLGFNVDVVESDWGQGANLDILASKLAEDTAHTIKAVCIVHNETATGVTNNLAKVRKILDDYSHPALFLVDGVSSICALDFRMDEWGVDVALTGSQKALSLPTGMGIVCASPKAIEASKTAKSVRVFFDWKDYLKFYNLGTFWPYTPSIQLLYGLRAALDLLFEEGLENVFERHARLGKATRLAVEAWGLKNCTQKEEWFSDTVTAVVVPPYIDSAEIVRRGWKRYNLSLGLGLNKVAGKVFRIGHLGNLNELQLLGCLAGVEMILKDVGYPVKLGSGVAAACAYLQNNTPLIASRV; encoded by the exons ATGGACTACTTTTATGGACCAGGAAGGAATCATCTGTTTGTTCCAGGGCCGGTTAACATCCCGGAACCAGTCATTCGGGCAATGAATAGGAACAACGAGGATTACCGTTCACCAGCAATTCCAGCCATGACAAAAACTCTTCTTGAGGATGTGAAGAAGATTTTCAAGACCACCTCAGGAGTTCCATTTCTCATCCCAACCACAG GCACTGGTGCATGGGAGAGTGCACTTACCAACACATTGTCTCCTGGAGATCGAACTGTGTCTTTCTTGATAGGCCAATTCAGTTTGCTCTGGATTGATCAGCAACAACGCCTTGGTTTCAATGTTGATGTTGTAGAAAGTGACTGGGGTCAAGGTGCCAACCTTGACATCCTGGCCTCAAAACTTGCGGAAGATACTGCACATACCATTAAGGCTGTTTGCATTGTTCACAATGAGACAGCAACTGGAGTTACCAACAACTTGGCTAAAGTTAGAAAAATACTTG ATGACTACAGCCATCCAGCTCTCTTCCTTGTTGATGGAGTGTCCTCCATTTGTGCCCTTGATTTCCGTATGGATGAATGGGGAGTAGATGTGGCTTTAACTGGCTCTCAAAAGGCTCTTTCTCTTCCTACCGGGATGGGTATTGTGTGTGCAAGCCCTAAAGCTATCGAGGCATCTAAAACTGCAAAGTCGGTTAGAGTCTTCTTTGACTGGAAGGACTATTTGAAGTTCTACAACCTCGGAACATTTTGGCCATACACTCCTTCCATCCAATTGTTGTATGGACTTAGAGCAGCACTGGATCTCCTTTTTGAGGAAGGGCTTGAGAATGTGTTTGAAAGGCATGCTCGTCTGGGAAAAGCAACAAG GCTTGCTGTGGAGGCATGGGGCTTGAAGAACTGTACTCAAAAGGAGGAATGGTTCAGTGACACAGTGACTGCAGTAGTTGTTCCCCCGTACATTGATAGTGCAGAAATTGTTAGGAGGGGATGGAAAAGATACAACTTAAGCTTAGGTTTGGGCCTTAACAAAGTAGCTGGCAAGGTTTTCAGAATAGGGCATCTCGGCAACCTGAACGAG CTGCAATTGCTGGGCTGCCTTGCTGGAGTGGAGATGATACTCAAGGATGTGGGTTACCCAGTAAAGTTGGGAAGTGGAGTAGCAGCTGCTTGTGCTTATCTGCAGAATAATACCCCTCTGATCGCTTCCAGGGTTTGa